From Anopheles arabiensis isolate DONGOLA chromosome 3, AaraD3, whole genome shotgun sequence, a single genomic window includes:
- the LOC120899595 gene encoding uncharacterized protein LOC120899595 isoform X4 yields MTLIGPGAPGMAFMMKKKKYKFSVELHLEELIEVPFLNAMLFAKVRLLDGGSFQAHSTREEVKNHTVRWGQKFEFPCKMTSNASTGVLDPCTVRISVRKEIKGGRSYQKLGFTDLNLAEFAGSGLTPRKYLLEGYDARHRQDNSMLNVSIRMHMIQGDILFKVPSPSPKSKTALPQDNMALGLQPTDPAMATVGPVVTPVVTRVSTKDDPSAGSVAPGFDSLPKKKPPTQVLPTTIEHQQSFDLDPQSFIITDSGISESSEPPSSLLDFQSNLSLVASLPVSVGAPQQTGSAALPGSQVVPTVGTVPGAIELGHSRNSSNTSQMSKGSGYSSFSHSQHSRQSSEGDSGHQRYRPATATVYQGKPGTLLTVDGSKTITNTTTITTSSSSTAQSSLANGGRFVTLANKKLLASGLSSSTSAGSNGRLNPTKQQMMTANRLLIKLRIPQSPTSDSGDEVFVTPDVTVLSEDEGGASDDRTESGVEEFGTPTSEIPLSKLVKIKSMNNLAVPKGAMFSDEEEVDDQTHGYFLAAGGQPDVDHHHHLTPGLNLSRMKSLGNLSAYEREFGHTPVDLLQSKRDFETRRFSFAKMRSLTDLTGGDESDDVLVRRRRQLKAEEKSSSDESNAPSSCQLSPLGGGGGGAGVELANRFLPFQMRSSFHSGVYRKRSGIGYTRYIGIDDDPAAAGGGTAPSATLGPSNLTKINSLSTIPTVLAAERVNHVPFLTPNIGRKRFASASTYNATRASATSSPDENDPDAAVRLPAAKPKATSPTTGSVAKVIARSSIRSNSSNNPFERNFRKSAPIGGIVVGQPDPATDRCTGGLLTSSSSVGSVQQLQQVGGFFRQSDSNFYNIVRNYPIGKSSSANLESLKHRSSYNNFPLSLKPQPLQQQPLQKSSKGGVLTAKGAVEPAKGIAAVPLVGVKAVAVTNHQPTAATMTATAGNRVYNRNPSSGSIPMSETGSLDRMKSAAERRKKGAGHDGDSGMAPTLSGRVEDTRVNTGLIIDELLKNTKLDHLEDAENPTGLALYISSDGTTMVGSHEVHSRMPAGAFKQVVMETPR; encoded by the exons AGAGGAGGTGAAAAACCACACGGTGCGGTGGGGTCAAAAGTTCGAGTTTCCCTGCAAAATGACGTCGAACGCGTCGACCGGCGTGCTTGACCCGTGCACCGTGCGGATATCGGTGCGGAAAGAGATCAAGGGCGGCCGGAGTTACcag AAACTCGGATTCACGGATCTGAACCTGGCCGAGTTTGCCGGCTCGGGCCTGACGCCGCGCAAGTATCTGCTCGAGGGGTATGACGCACGGCACCGGCAGGACAACTCCATGCTGAACGTGTCGATACGCATGCACATGATTCAGGGTGATATTTTGTTCAAAGT TCCTTCCCCGAGCCCGAAGTCGAAGACTGCCCTGCCCCAAGACAACATGGCGCTAGGGCTACAGCccaccgatccggcgatggcGACGGTCGGTCCCGTCGTTACGCCCGTCGTGACGCGCGTTTCTACCAAAGACGATCCGTCGGCCGGCTCCGTCGCGCCCGGGTTCGATTCGCTGCCGAAGAAGAAACCCCCAACACAGGTCCTGCCGACGACGATAG AGCACCAGCAATCGTTCGACCTCGACCCGCAGTCGTTCATCATTACCGACTCCGGTATCTCTGAATCTTCCGAACCGCCATCGTCCCTGCTGGACTTTCAGTCGAATCTGTCCCTCGTTGCATCGCTGCCGGTCAGTGTCGGTGCACCGCAGCAGACGGGCAGTGCCGCCCTGCCCGGCAGCCAGGTGGTACCGACCGTCGGTACCGTGCCCGGTGCGATCGAATTAGGTCACTCGCGCAACTCGAGCAATACTAGTCAA ATGTCCAAAGGTTCCGGCTACagcagcttctcccacagtcAACACTCGAGGCAAAGCTCCGAGGGAGATTCCGGCCACCAGAG GTACCGTCCGGCGACGGCAACGGTTTACCAGGGCAAACCGGGCACGCTGCTGACGGTCGACGGCTCCAAaaccatcaccaacaccaccaccatcaccacgtcTAGTAGTAGTACCGCACAGTCTTCCTTAGCTAACGGGGGCCGTTTCGTGACGCTCGCTAATAAGAAACTTCTCGCCAGCGgtctcagcagcagcacgagcgCCGGCAGCAACGGCCGGCTCAACCCGACCAAGCAGCAGATGATGACGGCGAACCGGCTGCTGATAAAGCTGCGCATACCGCAGAGCCCGACCTCGGACTCGGGCGACGAGGTGTTCGTCACGCCGGACGTGACGGTGCTGTCGGAGGACGAGGGTGGCGCCAGTGACGATCGGACCGAGTCGGGCGTGGAAGAGTTCGGCACACCGACGTCTGAGATCCCGCTGTCGAAGCTGGTCAAGATCAAGAGCATGAACAATCTGGCCGTACCGAAGGGGGCCATGTTCTccgacgaggaggaggtggacgaCCAAACGCACGGCTACTTCCTGGCCGCTGGAGGGCAGCCGGACGTggatcaccatcaccatctgACGCCGGGGCTGAACCTGAGCCGCATGAAATCGCTCGGCAATCTGTCGGCGTACGAGCGCGAGTTTGGCCACACGCCGGTCGATCTGCTGCAGTCGAAGCGGGACTTTGAGACGCGCCGGTTCAGCTTCGCCAAGATGCGCTCGCTCACCGATCTGACCGGGGGCGACGAGTCGGACGATGTGTTGGTGCGGCGCCGCCGCCAGCTCAAGGCGGAGGAGAAAAGCTCCTCGGATGAGTCAAACGCACCGTCCTCGTGCCAGCTATCGCCgctcggtggtggcggcggcggcgccgGTGTCGAGCTGGCCAATCGGTTTCTGCCCTTCCAGATGCGCAGCTCCTTCCACAGCGGTGTGTATCGGAAGCGGTCCGGCATTGGGTACACACGGTACATTGGCATTGATGATGATCCGGCGGCGGCCGGTGGTGGGACCGCTCCATCAGCAACGCTCGGTCCGAGCAATTTAACAAAGATCAACTCGCTCAGCACGATCCCGACCGTACTGGCAGCGGAGCGCGTGAACCATGTGCCCTTCCTGACGCCCAACATTGGCCGGAAGCGGTTTGCGTCCGCCTCGACCTACAACGCAACGCGTGCCAGCGCCACGAGCAGTCCGGACGAGAACGATCCGGACGCGGCGGTACGACTGCCGGCAGCGAAACCGAAAGCGACCTCACCAACCACCGGCTCGGTGGCGAAAGTGATCGCCCGCAGCTCGATacggagcaacagcagcaacaatccaTTTGAGCGTAACTTCCGTAAGAGTGCCCCGATCGGTGGGATCGTGGTCGGGCAGCCCGACCCAGCGACTGATCGATGTACCGGGGGGCTGCTGACCAGCTCCAGCTCGGTCGGCTCcgtccagcagctgcagcaggtcGGCGGGTTCTTCCGCCAGTCCGACAGCAACTTCTACAACATCGTGCGCAACTACCCGATCGGCAAGTCTTCCTCCGCCAATCTCGAGTCGCTGAAACATCGCTCTTCCTACAACAACTTCCCGCTGAGCTTGAAACCTCAGCCACTACAGCAACAGCCGCTTCAGAAGTCATCCAAGGGCGGTGTGCTGACCGCTAAGGGGGCCGTCGAGCCGGCGAAGGGCATTGCCGCCGTGCCGCTGGTCGGCGTGAAAGCGGTGGCGGTGACGAATCATCAACCCACAGCAGCGACAATGACGGCAACGGCGGGCAATCGTGTCTACAATAG AAATCCCAGCTCCGGCTCGATCCCGATGAGCGAAACCGGTTCACTCGATCGCATGAAGTCGGCGGCGGAGCGAAGGAAAAAGGGCGCCGGCCACGACGGGGACAGCGGCATGGCGCCGACGCTGTCCGGGCGCGTGGAGGACACGCGCGTCAACACCGGGCTGATCATAGACGAGCTGCTGAAAAACACCAAACTGGACCATTTAGAAGATGCCGAAA ATCCCACCGGACTAGCACTGTACATCAGCAGCGACGGTACGACGATGGTCGGCAGCCACGAGGTGCATTCGCGCATGCCGGCCGGAGCATTTAAGCAGGTTGTCATGGAAACGCCCAGATAG
- the LOC120899595 gene encoding flocculation protein FLO11 isoform X3 produces MTLIGPGAPGMAFMMKKKKYKFSVELHLEELIEVPFLNAMLFAKVRLLDGGSFQAHSTREEVKNHTVRWGQKFEFPCKMTSNASTGVLDPCTVRISVRKEIKGGRSYQKLGFTDLNLAEFAGSGLTPRKYLLEGYDARHRQDNSMLNVSIRMHMIQGDILFKVPSPSPKSKTALPQDNMALGLQPTDPAMATVGPVVTPVVTRVSTKDDPSAGSVAPGFDSLPKKKPPTQVLPTTIEHQQSFDLDPQSFIITDSGISESSEPPSSLLDFQSNLSLVASLPVSVGAPQQTGSAALPGSQVVPTVGTVPGAIELGHSRNSSNTSQMSKGSGYSSFSHSQHSRQSSEGDSGHQSGLSSSTSAGSNGRLNPTKQQMMTANRLLIKLRIPQSPTSDSGDEVFVTPDVTVLSEDEGGASDDRTESGVEEFGTPTSEIPLSKLVKIKSMNNLAVPKGAMFSDEEEVDDQTHGYFLAAGGQPDVDHHHHLTPGLNLSRMKSLGNLSAYEREFGHTPVDLLQSKRDFETRRFSFAKMRSLTDLTGGDESDDVLVRRRRQLKAEEKSSSDESNAPSSCQLSPLGGGGGGAGVELANRFLPFQMRSSFHSGVYRKRSGIGYTRYIGIDDDPAAAGGGTAPSATLGPSNLTKINSLSTIPTVLAAERVNHVPFLTPNIGRKRFASASTYNATRASATSSPDENDPDAAVRLPAAKPKATSPTTGSVAKVIARSSIRSNSSNNPFERNFRKSAPIGGIVVGQPDPATDRCTGGLLTSSSSVGSVQQLQQVGGFFRQSDSNFYNIVRNYPIGKSSSANLESLKHRSSYNNFPLSLKPQPLQQQPLQKSSKGGVLTAKGAVEPAKGIAAVPLVGVKAVAVTNHQPTAATMTATAGNRVYNRFRSVVRVVLKFIIKGQSNQSTNDCHKSATGPAPISHAAAATITGGGNATSTAATTFATCATTTTTSSSTTTTSTTTTTTCCSNSTSTIATTTISSTSATVLKNPSSGSIPMSETGSLDRMKSAAERRKKGAGHDGDSGMAPTLSGRVEDTRVNTGLIIDELLKNTKLDHLEDAENPTGLALYISSDGTTMVGSHEVHSRMPAGAFKQVVMETPR; encoded by the exons AGAGGAGGTGAAAAACCACACGGTGCGGTGGGGTCAAAAGTTCGAGTTTCCCTGCAAAATGACGTCGAACGCGTCGACCGGCGTGCTTGACCCGTGCACCGTGCGGATATCGGTGCGGAAAGAGATCAAGGGCGGCCGGAGTTACcag AAACTCGGATTCACGGATCTGAACCTGGCCGAGTTTGCCGGCTCGGGCCTGACGCCGCGCAAGTATCTGCTCGAGGGGTATGACGCACGGCACCGGCAGGACAACTCCATGCTGAACGTGTCGATACGCATGCACATGATTCAGGGTGATATTTTGTTCAAAGT TCCTTCCCCGAGCCCGAAGTCGAAGACTGCCCTGCCCCAAGACAACATGGCGCTAGGGCTACAGCccaccgatccggcgatggcGACGGTCGGTCCCGTCGTTACGCCCGTCGTGACGCGCGTTTCTACCAAAGACGATCCGTCGGCCGGCTCCGTCGCGCCCGGGTTCGATTCGCTGCCGAAGAAGAAACCCCCAACACAGGTCCTGCCGACGACGATAG AGCACCAGCAATCGTTCGACCTCGACCCGCAGTCGTTCATCATTACCGACTCCGGTATCTCTGAATCTTCCGAACCGCCATCGTCCCTGCTGGACTTTCAGTCGAATCTGTCCCTCGTTGCATCGCTGCCGGTCAGTGTCGGTGCACCGCAGCAGACGGGCAGTGCCGCCCTGCCCGGCAGCCAGGTGGTACCGACCGTCGGTACCGTGCCCGGTGCGATCGAATTAGGTCACTCGCGCAACTCGAGCAATACTAGTCAA ATGTCCAAAGGTTCCGGCTACagcagcttctcccacagtcAACACTCGAGGCAAAGCTCCGAGGGAGATTCCGGCCACCAGAG CGgtctcagcagcagcacgagcgCCGGCAGCAACGGCCGGCTCAACCCGACCAAGCAGCAGATGATGACGGCGAACCGGCTGCTGATAAAGCTGCGCATACCGCAGAGCCCGACCTCGGACTCGGGCGACGAGGTGTTCGTCACGCCGGACGTGACGGTGCTGTCGGAGGACGAGGGTGGCGCCAGTGACGATCGGACCGAGTCGGGCGTGGAAGAGTTCGGCACACCGACGTCTGAGATCCCGCTGTCGAAGCTGGTCAAGATCAAGAGCATGAACAATCTGGCCGTACCGAAGGGGGCCATGTTCTccgacgaggaggaggtggacgaCCAAACGCACGGCTACTTCCTGGCCGCTGGAGGGCAGCCGGACGTggatcaccatcaccatctgACGCCGGGGCTGAACCTGAGCCGCATGAAATCGCTCGGCAATCTGTCGGCGTACGAGCGCGAGTTTGGCCACACGCCGGTCGATCTGCTGCAGTCGAAGCGGGACTTTGAGACGCGCCGGTTCAGCTTCGCCAAGATGCGCTCGCTCACCGATCTGACCGGGGGCGACGAGTCGGACGATGTGTTGGTGCGGCGCCGCCGCCAGCTCAAGGCGGAGGAGAAAAGCTCCTCGGATGAGTCAAACGCACCGTCCTCGTGCCAGCTATCGCCgctcggtggtggcggcggcggcgccgGTGTCGAGCTGGCCAATCGGTTTCTGCCCTTCCAGATGCGCAGCTCCTTCCACAGCGGTGTGTATCGGAAGCGGTCCGGCATTGGGTACACACGGTACATTGGCATTGATGATGATCCGGCGGCGGCCGGTGGTGGGACCGCTCCATCAGCAACGCTCGGTCCGAGCAATTTAACAAAGATCAACTCGCTCAGCACGATCCCGACCGTACTGGCAGCGGAGCGCGTGAACCATGTGCCCTTCCTGACGCCCAACATTGGCCGGAAGCGGTTTGCGTCCGCCTCGACCTACAACGCAACGCGTGCCAGCGCCACGAGCAGTCCGGACGAGAACGATCCGGACGCGGCGGTACGACTGCCGGCAGCGAAACCGAAAGCGACCTCACCAACCACCGGCTCGGTGGCGAAAGTGATCGCCCGCAGCTCGATacggagcaacagcagcaacaatccaTTTGAGCGTAACTTCCGTAAGAGTGCCCCGATCGGTGGGATCGTGGTCGGGCAGCCCGACCCAGCGACTGATCGATGTACCGGGGGGCTGCTGACCAGCTCCAGCTCGGTCGGCTCcgtccagcagctgcagcaggtcGGCGGGTTCTTCCGCCAGTCCGACAGCAACTTCTACAACATCGTGCGCAACTACCCGATCGGCAAGTCTTCCTCCGCCAATCTCGAGTCGCTGAAACATCGCTCTTCCTACAACAACTTCCCGCTGAGCTTGAAACCTCAGCCACTACAGCAACAGCCGCTTCAGAAGTCATCCAAGGGCGGTGTGCTGACCGCTAAGGGGGCCGTCGAGCCGGCGAAGGGCATTGCCGCCGTGCCGCTGGTCGGCGTGAAAGCGGTGGCGGTGACGAATCATCAACCCACAGCAGCGACAATGACGGCAACGGCGGGCAATCGTGTCTACAATAG ATTCCGCTCAGTAGTGCGGGTAGTACTTAAGTTTATCATAAAGGGACAGTCGAATCAATCGACAAACGATTGCCATAAGTCTGCCACCGGCCCTGCGCCCATCAGCCATGCTGCGGCGGCTACCATTACCGGTGGTGGTAACGCCACCAGTACTGCAGCTACCACTTTCGCCACTTGTgctaccactaccactacttcttcttctactactactacttctactactactactactacttgtTGTTCCAATTCTACTTCCACCatcgctaccaccaccatctcgTCTACCAGTGCGACGGTGTTAAA AAATCCCAGCTCCGGCTCGATCCCGATGAGCGAAACCGGTTCACTCGATCGCATGAAGTCGGCGGCGGAGCGAAGGAAAAAGGGCGCCGGCCACGACGGGGACAGCGGCATGGCGCCGACGCTGTCCGGGCGCGTGGAGGACACGCGCGTCAACACCGGGCTGATCATAGACGAGCTGCTGAAAAACACCAAACTGGACCATTTAGAAGATGCCGAAA ATCCCACCGGACTAGCACTGTACATCAGCAGCGACGGTACGACGATGGTCGGCAGCCACGAGGTGCATTCGCGCATGCCGGCCGGAGCATTTAAGCAGGTTGTCATGGAAACGCCCAGATAG
- the LOC120899595 gene encoding probable GPI-anchored adhesin-like protein PGA55 isoform X1 — MTLIGPGAPGMAFMMKKKKYKFSVELHLEELIEVPFLNAMLFAKVRLLDGGSFQAHSTREEVKNHTVRWGQKFEFPCKMTSNASTGVLDPCTVRISVRKEIKGGRSYQKLGFTDLNLAEFAGSGLTPRKYLLEGYDARHRQDNSMLNVSIRMHMIQGDILFKVPSPSPKSKTALPQDNMALGLQPTDPAMATVGPVVTPVVTRVSTKDDPSAGSVAPGFDSLPKKKPPTQVLPTTIEHQQSFDLDPQSFIITDSGISESSEPPSSLLDFQSNLSLVASLPVSVGAPQQTGSAALPGSQVVPTVGTVPGAIELGHSRNSSNTSQMSKGSGYSSFSHSQHSRQSSEGDSGHQRYRPATATVYQGKPGTLLTVDGSKTITNTTTITTSSSSTAQSSLANGGRFVTLANKKLLASGLSSSTSAGSNGRLNPTKQQMMTANRLLIKLRIPQSPTSDSGDEVFVTPDVTVLSEDEGGASDDRTESGVEEFGTPTSEIPLSKLVKIKSMNNLAVPKGAMFSDEEEVDDQTHGYFLAAGGQPDVDHHHHLTPGLNLSRMKSLGNLSAYEREFGHTPVDLLQSKRDFETRRFSFAKMRSLTDLTGGDESDDVLVRRRRQLKAEEKSSSDESNAPSSCQLSPLGGGGGGAGVELANRFLPFQMRSSFHSGVYRKRSGIGYTRYIGIDDDPAAAGGGTAPSATLGPSNLTKINSLSTIPTVLAAERVNHVPFLTPNIGRKRFASASTYNATRASATSSPDENDPDAAVRLPAAKPKATSPTTGSVAKVIARSSIRSNSSNNPFERNFRKSAPIGGIVVGQPDPATDRCTGGLLTSSSSVGSVQQLQQVGGFFRQSDSNFYNIVRNYPIGKSSSANLESLKHRSSYNNFPLSLKPQPLQQQPLQKSSKGGVLTAKGAVEPAKGIAAVPLVGVKAVAVTNHQPTAATMTATAGNRVYNRFRSVVRVVLKFIIKGQSNQSTNDCHKSATGPAPISHAAAATITGGGNATSTAATTFATCATTTTTSSSTTTTSTTTTTTCCSNSTSTIATTTISSTSATVLKNPSSGSIPMSETGSLDRMKSAAERRKKGAGHDGDSGMAPTLSGRVEDTRVNTGLIIDELLKNTKLDHLEDAENPTGLALYISSDGTTMVGSHEVHSRMPAGAFKQVVMETPR; from the exons AGAGGAGGTGAAAAACCACACGGTGCGGTGGGGTCAAAAGTTCGAGTTTCCCTGCAAAATGACGTCGAACGCGTCGACCGGCGTGCTTGACCCGTGCACCGTGCGGATATCGGTGCGGAAAGAGATCAAGGGCGGCCGGAGTTACcag AAACTCGGATTCACGGATCTGAACCTGGCCGAGTTTGCCGGCTCGGGCCTGACGCCGCGCAAGTATCTGCTCGAGGGGTATGACGCACGGCACCGGCAGGACAACTCCATGCTGAACGTGTCGATACGCATGCACATGATTCAGGGTGATATTTTGTTCAAAGT TCCTTCCCCGAGCCCGAAGTCGAAGACTGCCCTGCCCCAAGACAACATGGCGCTAGGGCTACAGCccaccgatccggcgatggcGACGGTCGGTCCCGTCGTTACGCCCGTCGTGACGCGCGTTTCTACCAAAGACGATCCGTCGGCCGGCTCCGTCGCGCCCGGGTTCGATTCGCTGCCGAAGAAGAAACCCCCAACACAGGTCCTGCCGACGACGATAG AGCACCAGCAATCGTTCGACCTCGACCCGCAGTCGTTCATCATTACCGACTCCGGTATCTCTGAATCTTCCGAACCGCCATCGTCCCTGCTGGACTTTCAGTCGAATCTGTCCCTCGTTGCATCGCTGCCGGTCAGTGTCGGTGCACCGCAGCAGACGGGCAGTGCCGCCCTGCCCGGCAGCCAGGTGGTACCGACCGTCGGTACCGTGCCCGGTGCGATCGAATTAGGTCACTCGCGCAACTCGAGCAATACTAGTCAA ATGTCCAAAGGTTCCGGCTACagcagcttctcccacagtcAACACTCGAGGCAAAGCTCCGAGGGAGATTCCGGCCACCAGAG GTACCGTCCGGCGACGGCAACGGTTTACCAGGGCAAACCGGGCACGCTGCTGACGGTCGACGGCTCCAAaaccatcaccaacaccaccaccatcaccacgtcTAGTAGTAGTACCGCACAGTCTTCCTTAGCTAACGGGGGCCGTTTCGTGACGCTCGCTAATAAGAAACTTCTCGCCAGCGgtctcagcagcagcacgagcgCCGGCAGCAACGGCCGGCTCAACCCGACCAAGCAGCAGATGATGACGGCGAACCGGCTGCTGATAAAGCTGCGCATACCGCAGAGCCCGACCTCGGACTCGGGCGACGAGGTGTTCGTCACGCCGGACGTGACGGTGCTGTCGGAGGACGAGGGTGGCGCCAGTGACGATCGGACCGAGTCGGGCGTGGAAGAGTTCGGCACACCGACGTCTGAGATCCCGCTGTCGAAGCTGGTCAAGATCAAGAGCATGAACAATCTGGCCGTACCGAAGGGGGCCATGTTCTccgacgaggaggaggtggacgaCCAAACGCACGGCTACTTCCTGGCCGCTGGAGGGCAGCCGGACGTggatcaccatcaccatctgACGCCGGGGCTGAACCTGAGCCGCATGAAATCGCTCGGCAATCTGTCGGCGTACGAGCGCGAGTTTGGCCACACGCCGGTCGATCTGCTGCAGTCGAAGCGGGACTTTGAGACGCGCCGGTTCAGCTTCGCCAAGATGCGCTCGCTCACCGATCTGACCGGGGGCGACGAGTCGGACGATGTGTTGGTGCGGCGCCGCCGCCAGCTCAAGGCGGAGGAGAAAAGCTCCTCGGATGAGTCAAACGCACCGTCCTCGTGCCAGCTATCGCCgctcggtggtggcggcggcggcgccgGTGTCGAGCTGGCCAATCGGTTTCTGCCCTTCCAGATGCGCAGCTCCTTCCACAGCGGTGTGTATCGGAAGCGGTCCGGCATTGGGTACACACGGTACATTGGCATTGATGATGATCCGGCGGCGGCCGGTGGTGGGACCGCTCCATCAGCAACGCTCGGTCCGAGCAATTTAACAAAGATCAACTCGCTCAGCACGATCCCGACCGTACTGGCAGCGGAGCGCGTGAACCATGTGCCCTTCCTGACGCCCAACATTGGCCGGAAGCGGTTTGCGTCCGCCTCGACCTACAACGCAACGCGTGCCAGCGCCACGAGCAGTCCGGACGAGAACGATCCGGACGCGGCGGTACGACTGCCGGCAGCGAAACCGAAAGCGACCTCACCAACCACCGGCTCGGTGGCGAAAGTGATCGCCCGCAGCTCGATacggagcaacagcagcaacaatccaTTTGAGCGTAACTTCCGTAAGAGTGCCCCGATCGGTGGGATCGTGGTCGGGCAGCCCGACCCAGCGACTGATCGATGTACCGGGGGGCTGCTGACCAGCTCCAGCTCGGTCGGCTCcgtccagcagctgcagcaggtcGGCGGGTTCTTCCGCCAGTCCGACAGCAACTTCTACAACATCGTGCGCAACTACCCGATCGGCAAGTCTTCCTCCGCCAATCTCGAGTCGCTGAAACATCGCTCTTCCTACAACAACTTCCCGCTGAGCTTGAAACCTCAGCCACTACAGCAACAGCCGCTTCAGAAGTCATCCAAGGGCGGTGTGCTGACCGCTAAGGGGGCCGTCGAGCCGGCGAAGGGCATTGCCGCCGTGCCGCTGGTCGGCGTGAAAGCGGTGGCGGTGACGAATCATCAACCCACAGCAGCGACAATGACGGCAACGGCGGGCAATCGTGTCTACAATAG ATTCCGCTCAGTAGTGCGGGTAGTACTTAAGTTTATCATAAAGGGACAGTCGAATCAATCGACAAACGATTGCCATAAGTCTGCCACCGGCCCTGCGCCCATCAGCCATGCTGCGGCGGCTACCATTACCGGTGGTGGTAACGCCACCAGTACTGCAGCTACCACTTTCGCCACTTGTgctaccactaccactacttcttcttctactactactacttctactactactactactacttgtTGTTCCAATTCTACTTCCACCatcgctaccaccaccatctcgTCTACCAGTGCGACGGTGTTAAA AAATCCCAGCTCCGGCTCGATCCCGATGAGCGAAACCGGTTCACTCGATCGCATGAAGTCGGCGGCGGAGCGAAGGAAAAAGGGCGCCGGCCACGACGGGGACAGCGGCATGGCGCCGACGCTGTCCGGGCGCGTGGAGGACACGCGCGTCAACACCGGGCTGATCATAGACGAGCTGCTGAAAAACACCAAACTGGACCATTTAGAAGATGCCGAAA ATCCCACCGGACTAGCACTGTACATCAGCAGCGACGGTACGACGATGGTCGGCAGCCACGAGGTGCATTCGCGCATGCCGGCCGGAGCATTTAAGCAGGTTGTCATGGAAACGCCCAGATAG